The following proteins are encoded in a genomic region of Colletotrichum higginsianum IMI 349063 chromosome 9, whole genome shotgun sequence:
- a CDS encoding Cytochrome p450 monooxygenase: protein MKLYNEVIHAPESELSFAAELYDIFVGKYTHLGESRPEIIESVRVDLTRNLSGILRPVQEEVRFALKQMSQDSAEWKALNAYQLALRMVALMSGRAFVGLPLSRDEGWIRESITFTTDVGKCRMAALNWNAWIRPWVLPFLPEIRHMRRALQKANERMKPLVDEVLRNESALEEKPAKPGAPGAFVSWMMKYLSARNKTSETMGTNQMLLSFAAIHTTSMTTTFALYDLLSRPQYIQALREEIEQVMAEDGTESDEEGRPFLSKVSLGKLKKLDSFIKESQRLSPLNFGGTARRLQKDQTFSDGLKLPAGTAVSFPLWGVYSSNSSSTTTFSPDYNKGTGNAPPAEFDGFRFARLREQSGREMKHQAATTGSEAFNFGHGPHACPGRFFAVYIIKCIFIELLLNYDIRLKGDDGKSSVPRPPNLFKQMLVFPDPSREVEIRRRAE, encoded by the exons ATGAAGCTCTACAACGAGGTCATCCACGCCCCGGAATCGGAGctctccttcgccgccgagctgtACGACATCTTTGTCGGCAAGTACACCCACCTCGGAGAATCTCGTCCAGAGATCATCGAGTCCGTGCGGGTCGACCTGACAAGGAACCTGTCCGGAATCCTACGGCCCGTCCAAGAGGAGGTCCGCTTCGCCTTGAAGCAGATGTCCCAGGACTCGGCGGAGTGGAAGGCGTTGAACGCGTATCAACTGGCACTCCGCATGGTGGCGCTGATGAGCGGCCGCGCCTTCGTTGGGCTGCCCCTCAGCCGCGACGAAGGATGGATCCGGGAGTCCATCACCTTCACGACGGACGTGGGAAAGTGCAGGATGGCGGCCCTGAACTGGAACGCGTGGATCCGGCCGTGGGTGCTACCATTCCTCCCCGAGATACGGCACATGCGCCGAGCGCTTCAAAAGGCCAATGAGCGGATGAAGCCGCTGGTGGACGAGGTGCTCCGCAACGAGAGCGCActcgaggagaagccggCGAAGCCCGGAGCCCCGGGGGCGTTCGTGTCGTGGATGATGAAGTACCTGTCTGCCCGAAACAAGACCTCGGAGACCATGGGAACGAACCAGATGTTGCTGTCGTTCGCTGCCATTCACACCACGTCTATGACGACGACGTTT GCGCTCTACGACCTTCTCAGTCGCCCTCAGTATATCCAGGCACTCCGGGAAGAAATCGAGCAGGTcatggccgaggacggcacggagagcgacgaggagggaaGACCCTTCCTCTCCAAGGTGTCTCTCGGCAAACTGAAGAAGCTGGACAGTTTCATCAAGGAGAGCCAGCGACTGAGTCCCTTGAACTTCG GTGGCACAGCAAGGAGACTTCAAAAGGACCAAACCTTTTCCGACGGACTGAAATTACCGGCGGGCACCGCCGTCTCATTCCCTCTATGGGGCGTCTA CTCCAGCAACTCTTCCTCCACGACGACGTTCAGCCCCGATTACAACAAGGGCACTGGCAACGCTCCGCCCGCCGAGTTCGACGGCTTCCGCTTCGCTCGTCTCCGGGAGCAGTCCGGCCGGGAGATGAAGCACCAGGCGGCGACCACCGGGTCGGAGGCCTTCAACTTTGGCCACGGACCGCATGCGTGCCCCGGGCGATTCTTCGCGGTGTACATCATCAAGTGCATTTTcatcgagctgctgcttAACTACGACATCCGGTTGAAAGGCGATGACGGCAAGAGCTCGGtcccgaggccgccgaaTCTGTTCAAGCAGATGCTTGTGTTTCCAGACCCTAGTCGCGAGGTCGAAATCAGAAGGCGGGCAGAGTAA
- a CDS encoding Mannan endo-1,4-beta-mannosidase, whose translation MARSTALSLRAVLAFAAGVYSQSCIGSTGPKVYEAENGVLSGTTVATAQAGFTGTGYVTGFEDATDKLTINLDCQGQGQKLFDLSVRYAGIYGEKRTNIILNGGAASEVLLAAGDTWATANAGQVLLNEGSNTIDIVTHWGWYLIDSITLTPTVPRGPHNINTALVNANANADANALYAYLRSIYGKKILSGQQELSYSNWIGEQVGKLPALVSVDLMDYSPSRVERGTVGTAVEEAITHHARGGIVSVLWHWNAPTGLYDTEENKWWSGFYTRATDFNVATALADTTNANYTLIIRDIDAIAVQLKRLQDAGVPVLWRPLHEAEGKWFWWGAQSPDDCKKLWALLYDRLTNHHQLNNLVWIWNSIAADWYPGDDTVDILSADVYAQGHGPMTTQYNDLIALGQDKKLIAATEVGSAPFPDLLQAYEAHWLYFCVWGDTFINNAEWNSVADLKKIYESDYVLTLDEIQGWRG comes from the exons ATGGCGAGATCCACGGCGCTTTCGCTCCGTGCCGTCCTCGCGTTTGCCGCTGGCGTGTATTCGCAAAGCTGCATCGGCAGCACCGGACCCAAGGTCTACGAGGCTGAGAATGGAGTCCTTTCCGGGACGACGGTTGCCACGGCCCAGGCCGGCTTCACGG GCACTGGCTATGTGACCGGCTTTGAGGACGCCACCGACAAGCTCACCATCAACCTCGACTGCCAGGGCCAAGGCCAAAAGCTTTTCGACCTCAGCGTCAGATATGCCGGCATCTACGGCGAAAAGCGAACCAATATCATCCTCAACGGCGGTGCCGCCAGCGAGGTGCTCCTTGCTGCTGGTGATACCTGGGCcaccgccaacgccggccaGGTGCTGCTCAACGAAGGCAGCAACACGATCGATATCGTAACCCACTGGGGATG GTACCTCATCGACTCCATCACCCTCACGCCCACCGTGCCCCGCGGGCCTCACAACATCAACACGGCGCTcgtcaacgccaacgccaacgccgacgccaacgccCTCTACGCCTACCTCCGCTCCATCTACGGCAAGAAGATCCTCTCCGGCCAGCAGGAGCTCTCCTACTCCAACTGGATCGGCGAGCAGGTCGGCAAGCTGCCGGCCCTCGTCAGCGTCGACCTGATGGACTACTCCCCGAGCCGCGTCGAGCGCGGCACCGtcggcaccgccgtcgaggaggccattACCCACCACGCGCGCGGCGGCATCGTATCGGTCCTCTGGCACTGGAACGCGCCGACGGGCCTCTACGACACGGAGGAGAACAAGTGGTGGAGCGGCTTCTACACGCGCGCCACCGACTTCAACGTCGccaccgccctcgccgacaccACCAACGCCAACTACACCCTCATCATCCGCGacatcgacgccatcgccgtccagCTCAAGCGGCTgcaggacgccggcgtccccGTCCTCTGGCGCCCGCTgcacgaggccgagggcaagTGGTTCTGGTGGGGCGCGCAGTCGCCCGACGACTGCAAGAAGCTCTGGGCCCTGCTGTACGACCGCCTCACGAACCACCACCAGCTGAACAACCTCGTCTGGATCTGGAACTCCATCGCCGCGGACTGGtaccccggcgacgacacggTGGACATCCTCAGCGCCGACGTCTACGCCCAGGGCCACGGA CCCATGACGACCCAGTATAACGACCTCATAGCCCTCGGCCAGGACAAGAAGCTCATCGCCGCGACCGAGGTCGGCAGCGCCCCCTTCCCGGACCTCCTCCAGGCGTACGAGGCGCACTGGCTGTACTTCTGCGTCTGGGGCGACACCTTCATCAACAACGCCGAGTGGAACAGCGTCGCGGACCTGAAGAAG ATTTACGAAAGCGACTACGTTCTCACCCTTGACGAGATCCAGGGATGGAGAGGTTGA
- a CDS encoding KilA-N domain-containing protein, with protein MADSNNYCTVSSIIPKLKGESNWSSWIVLMGATLRAHKVKKYVDSDVAEPAEGTPAHTSWEADRDVAYNLLIFSCDTLIDGLLNAGWQDDGNPYTLMKALEKYISKVSENAVGALVDEFAKGNAHDHRTLHDALKRARYLRACITSVCGENSDHFWAILLLNYFKVRLPDTYRHYINNKKPAWSDVVETIYTLAQAKEHKTGLALHCKTVPTTLTTSSSTTPVKNEDREVSSPCKKDHTAANSSTAAHPELVSHDNPSATGPERCLPARRNPLMVEDVPSHDELVSRRGLKRIQLLPHLTKGQGGVFEYVHLHAPMPKSIFSGIFKSSLNHYFLLRRSHDDFVSASGMFKATFPYAEASEEDAERKYIKSFATTSPEETVGSVWIPPEYALTLAEEYGIAPWIRALLDPANVAVS; from the coding sequence atggCTGACAGCAACAACTACTGTACTGTctcatccatcatccccaAGCTCAAGGGGGAGTCTAACTGGTCTTCATGGATCGTCCTCATGGGCGCCACTCTCCGCGCCCACAAAGTCAAGAAGTACGTCGATTCAGATGTCGCTGAACCCGCCGAGGGCACTCCGGCCCACACCTCATGGGAAGCGGATCGCGATGTCGCGTACAACCTCCTCATCTTTTCGTGCGACACCCTCATCGACGGGCTTCTCAACGCAGGCTGGCAGGATGATGGCAACCCATACACACTCATGAAGGCCCTTGAGAAGTATATCTCCAAGGTGTCTGAGAACGCAGTTGGTGCGCTTGTCGATGAGTTTGCCAAGGGCAACGCTCACGACCACAGGACTCTTCACGATGCGCTCAAACGCGCCCGATACCTTCGCGCTTGCATCACTAGTGTCTGCGGTGAGAACTCTGACCACTTCTGGGCGATTCTTTTGCTCAACTACTTCAAGGTCCGCCTGCCGGATACATACAGGCATtacatcaacaacaagaaaCCCGCCTGGTCTGACGTTGTTGAGACTATCTACACCCTCGCTCAAGCCAAAGAGCACAAGACAGGCCTTGCCTTACACTGCAAGACTGTGCCAACAACCCTGACCACCTCTTCTAGCACCACTCCCGTGAAGAACGAGGACCGCGAGGTTTCCTCCCCATGCAAGAAGGACCACACTGCGGCAAACTCTTCGACCGCCGCCCACCCGGAGCTTGTTTCGCATGACAACCCTTCCGCGACAGGTCCTGAGCGGTGCCTGCCCGCCAGGCGTAACCCCTTGATGGTCGAAGATGTGCCATCACATGATGAACTCGTCTCGCGCCGCGGTCTCAAACGAATACAGCTGCTCCCGCACCTTACAAAAGGCCAAGGTGGCGTTTTCGAATACGTCCATCTCCACGCGCCCATGCCAAAGAGTATCTTCTCTGGAATCTTCAAGTCCAGCCTCAACCACTACTTCCTCCTACGCCGGAGCCACGACGACTTCGTGTCCGCCTCCGGCATGTTCAAGGCCACCTTCCCCTACGCTGAGGCCTCCGAAGAAGATGCCGAACGCAAGTACATTAAGTCGTTTGCCACCACCAGCCCCGAGGAGACGGTCGGTAGCGTTTGGATCCCCCCTGAATACGCTTTGACTCTTGCCGAGGAGTACGGCATCGCGCCGTGGATCCGCGCCCTACTGGATCCCGCCAACGTTGCCGTCTCCTGA
- a CDS encoding Glycosyl hydrolase family 20, translating to MRFTFILVFLAFKAVADSLPGLPTVPYTPTGGTLPSASLTRIIVSSEFAEFVDNAGQTLIPPTLHSFATTFASDLASVVGLDIPVELGATAEQGSIFLTLGDASLYRDAAGRETSEGYSLNVTVDGVLISGASPLGVWWGTRTLLQQLVLDGGEVKLGYGVDSPGWGIRGMMLDIARHYYPPDFLVEMCAYMSFFKQNTFQLHLSDNLYNNVAIYSRERSLSLYAAFRLLSDDPALEGLNRRANESYTRDVFDDIQARCAARGVTVLPEIEAPGHALVITQWKPELGLQSDLSLLNISNPETIPVVKKIWDTFLPWFHTKTVSIGADEYVDPTLSEEALVGEYTRFVDEMNEHITSTSGKHVRIWGTFAPSVGGSVNKSISIQHWANFEANPLYDFVNNGYDVLNSGEYIYTVGKWSQWYGSTLSLDFIFHGSPDGSAFAPNIFDRENATNNAARDSPSLLGHIAPQWNDYGPNATTVTEGYYQWRDGLPALADKQWGGDVAEADYQGLFAALQPLAPGQNLDRRVASKGSTILEYDFKQGRGSNGTVEDLSGNQYHATSTCAAGDEGAILTPSCRITTPLNQKGRNYTLSFSIKPTSDAKGAIFSGGDSGLWFGNGTVSAVMLFSGESTYALNYTFPVGSWTNVSLIGRGRQTFLDVGAGEPMEFLTVMGWNGDRFVWAPIAVEAPLATVGGSGFEGVIGGMKLVDDA from the exons ATGCGCTTCACATTCATTCTCGTCTTTCTCGCCTTCAAGGCAGTGGCAGACTCCCTCCCCGGACTCCCGACGGTCCCTTACACGCCCACAGGCGgcaccctcccctccgcctccctCACCAGGATCATCGTCTCCTCCGAGTTCGCGGAATTCGTCGACAACGCAGGCCAAACCCTCATCCCGCCGACTCTGCATTCTTTCGCCACTACCTTCGCCTCGGACCTCGCTTCTGTTGTGGGCCTTGACATccccgtcgagctcggcgctACTGCGGAGCAGGGATCGATATTCTTGACCCTCGGTGATGCGAGCCTCTACAGGGACGCTGCCGGTCGTGAGACTTCTGAGGGGTATTCGCTCAACGTCACGGTCGACGGCGTTTTGATCTCGGGCGCGAGTCCCTTGGGCGTTTGGTGGGGAACCCGGACCCTGCTGCAGCAACtggtcctcgacggcggggaGGTGAAGTTGGGCTATGGGGTCGATAGCCCTGGATGGGGGATCCGGGGGATGATG CTCGACATCGCTCGCCACTACTACCCTCCCGACTTCCTCGTCGAAATGTGCGCCTACATGTCCTTCTTCAAGCAAAACACCTTTCAGCTGCACCTCAGCGACAACCTCTACAACAACGTCGCAATCTACTCCCGCGAgcgctctctctcactctaCGCCGCCTTCAGGCTGCTGTCCGACGACCcggccctcgagggcctcaacAGGCGCGCCAACGAGTCCTACACCCGCGACGTCTTTGACGACATTCAGGCCCGCTGCGCCGCCCGGGGTGTTACTGTGCTgcccgagatcgaggcgCCGGGTCATGCGCTGGTCATTACGCAGTGGAAACCCGAGCTCGGTTTGCAGAGCGATTTGAGCCTGTTGAACATTTCGAACCCGGAGACGATCCCCGTCGTCAAGAAGATCTGGGACACCTTTCTGCCGTGGTTCCACACCAAGACGGTGTCCATTGGGGCGGATGAATACGTAGATCCAACATTGAGCGAAGA GGCACTGGTTGGGGAATACACGCGTTTTGTCGACGAAATGAACGAGCACATCACGAGCACGTCCGGGAAGCACGTCCGCATCTGGGGAACGTTTGCGCCCTCGGTAGGCGGCAGCGTCAACAAGTCGATTTCGATCCAGCACTGGGCCAACTTCGAAGCCAACCCGCTCTATGATTTCGTCAACAACGGTTACGACGTGCTCAACTCGGGAGAGTACATCTACACAGTCGGGAAGTGGTCACAGTGGTACGGCTCTACATTGAGCCTCGACTTCATCTTTCACGGCTCGCCCGACGGATCAGCCTTTGCGCCCAACATATTTGATCGCGAAAACGCAACCAATAACGCCGCGAGGGACAGCCCTTCGCTGCTGGGGCATATTGCACCTCAGTGGAATGACTACGGCCCAAACGCAACGACGGTGACTGAGGGATATTACCAGTGGCGCGACGGATTGCCCGCGCTCGCGGACAAGCAGTGGGgaggcgacgtcgccgaggccgattACCAAGGCTTGTTTGCTGCGCTGCAGCCTCTCGCGCCGGGCCAGAATCTTGATCGCAGAGTCGCGTCAAAGGGATCGACAATCTTGGAATACGACTTCAAGCAGGGACGCGGTAGCAATGGTACGGTCGAGGATCTGTCGGGGAATCAGTACCATGCGACGTCGACGTGTGCTGCGGGTGATGAAGGCGCCATTCTCACGCCCTCGTGCCGTATTACGACCCCGCTGAACCAAAAGGGGCGTAACTACACCCTCTCATTTTCCATCAAGCCCACGTCCGATGCCAAGGGGGCCATCTTCAGCGGTGGGGACAGCGGGCTCTGGTTCGGCAACGGGACAGTGAGCGCCGTCATGCTCTTCTCGGGGGAGAGCACGTACGCGCTCAACTACACGTTCCCCGTGGGGTCGTGGACGAACGTGAGCCTCATCGGCAGGGGCAGGCAGACGTTCCTGGACGTTGGGGCGGGCGAGCCCATGGAGTTCTTGACCGTCATGGGGTGGAACGGGGACCGGTTTGTGTGGGCGCCGATTGCAGTGGAGGCGCCGCTGGCAACGGTTGGTGGCAGCGGGTTTGAGGGCGTTATCGGTGGGATGAAGCTGGTTGACGATGCCTAG